Proteins encoded in a region of the Rickettsia tillamookensis genome:
- a CDS encoding SIS domain-containing protein, producing MTDTNNYRIIAKRVISSEASALEKLSENIPEDFNRIIEFLLSFKGRVILTGIGKSGYIARKIAASFSSTGMPAFYLHPAEASHGDLGMVTRNDLVIMLSNSGETKELFNIIEYCKNSSIKIAAMTMNKNSTLAKRSDFLLIVPEYPEASVIGAPTISSLIMLSLGDALMTVIHEKRGFTKDDFKIYHPGGTIGANLTKIKNLMRSGDEIPLVYEDTSFAETIIIMNKKRLGCTLVTDKNQNLIGIITDGDLRRHINDQIHLKTASSIMTKNPIHISSEIFAKEALNLMKAKNITNIPIVDDNIIIGIIHIHDLLRIGVS from the coding sequence ATGACCGACACAAATAATTACCGAATCATCGCAAAGAGGGTTATTTCTAGTGAAGCAAGTGCTTTAGAAAAATTATCCGAAAATATCCCTGAAGATTTTAACAGAATTATAGAATTTTTACTATCTTTCAAAGGACGGGTAATCCTAACCGGCATAGGCAAAAGCGGTTATATTGCAAGAAAAATAGCTGCTAGCTTTTCTTCAACCGGTATGCCTGCTTTTTATTTACATCCGGCAGAGGCTAGTCACGGCGATTTAGGTATGGTGACGAGAAATGATCTAGTAATTATGCTATCTAATTCCGGTGAAACTAAAGAGCTATTTAATATAATTGAATATTGCAAGAACTCTTCCATAAAAATTGCTGCAATGACAATGAATAAAAATTCCACTTTAGCTAAAAGAAGCGATTTTTTATTAATAGTACCTGAATACCCGGAAGCTTCTGTAATTGGAGCTCCTACTATATCATCTTTAATAATGTTATCACTAGGTGATGCTTTAATGACTGTTATACATGAAAAACGAGGCTTTACTAAAGATGATTTTAAAATTTATCATCCGGGAGGTACAATCGGTGCTAATTTAACAAAAATTAAAAACCTAATGCGTAGCGGTGATGAAATACCTTTAGTATATGAAGATACTTCCTTTGCCGAAACTATAATTATTATGAATAAAAAACGTTTAGGTTGTACACTTGTCACAGATAAAAACCAAAATTTGATAGGGATTATAACTGACGGGGATTTACGTCGTCATATTAACGATCAAATTCACTTAAAAACAGCATCAAGCATTATGACCAAAAACCCTATTCATATCTCATCGGAAATATTTGCAAAAGAGGCTTTAAATTTAATGAAAGCCAAAAATATCACTAATATACCGATTGTTGATGATAATATTATCATAGGCATTATTCATATTCATGATTTACTACGCATAGGAGTTAGCTGA
- the lptC gene encoding LPS export ABC transporter periplasmic protein LptC has protein sequence MPSSYKRRKKIWKSVYLLIIVGILYIGYILIKSGYINEENDINVTKKSLKDNKNFDLKYNIILKDSIFEGVNKNLNAYKIKTERAIKESDNKYKLDIINAIYNVNQDQTLIINAKEGFLDEESNILDLKNDVKLFFDEIIFNTNDARIDLVNKNITGNSSAKLLYKNSSITSDSFNTRDENNIIIFKGNVSTIIDLSDY, from the coding sequence ATGCCCTCTTCTTATAAACGGCGAAAAAAAATTTGGAAATCTGTATATCTTTTAATAATAGTTGGAATTTTGTATATAGGATATATATTAATTAAAAGCGGTTATATTAATGAAGAAAATGATATTAACGTTACAAAAAAAAGTTTAAAAGATAATAAAAATTTTGATTTAAAATATAATATTATATTGAAAGATTCAATTTTTGAAGGAGTAAATAAAAATTTAAATGCGTATAAGATTAAAACTGAGCGAGCTATAAAAGAGTCGGATAACAAATATAAACTAGATATAATAAATGCTATTTATAACGTAAATCAAGACCAAACTCTTATTATCAATGCGAAAGAAGGTTTTTTAGATGAAGAATCAAACATATTAGATTTAAAAAACGATGTAAAACTTTTTTTTGATGAGATCATATTTAACACTAACGATGCAAGGATTGATTTAGTAAATAAGAATATAACCGGCAACTCCTCTGCTAAATTACTTTATAAAAACTCTTCAATTACTTCGGATAGTTTTAATACGAGGGATGAAAATAATATTATAATTTTTAAAGGCAATGTCTCTACAATCATCGATTTATCGGATTATTAA
- a CDS encoding LptA/OstA family protein, whose amino-acid sequence MSLQSSIYRIIKLVVFLTISISIYANNRDISNLHITSDTLIIDRTKQKAEYLGNVVVYFDNAILRTKELYIFYKTIDDKQTIDYIVIPTKLTVERKINNELLLADSAKYFFDNKQLILLGNVILQRDDNVLKTNKLIYYVDIVKKNS is encoded by the coding sequence ATGTCTCTACAATCATCGATTTATCGGATTATTAAACTTGTAGTATTTCTTACTATTAGTATATCTATATATGCTAATAATAGAGATATTTCAAATTTACATATAACATCTGATACCTTAATTATTGATAGAACCAAACAAAAAGCAGAATATCTTGGAAATGTTGTTGTTTACTTCGATAATGCGATACTTAGAACGAAAGAATTATATATTTTTTATAAAACAATAGATGATAAACAAACTATTGATTATATAGTTATTCCGACCAAGTTGACTGTAGAAAGAAAAATAAATAATGAATTATTACTTGCAGATAGTGCTAAATATTTTTTCGATAATAAACAACTTATTCTACTTGGTAATGTAATATTACAGCGTGACGATAATGTCTTAAAAACTAATAAACTAATCTATTATGTAGATATTGTTAAGAAAAATAGTTAG
- the pnp gene encoding polyribonucleotide nucleotidyltransferase — MFNEITKSVTWNGKVLELSTGKIARQADGAVTVKMGNSVLLCTAVVAKKAKEGIGFFPLTINYREMAYAAGKIPGGFFKREGKASDREVLVSRLIDRPIRPLFHPAFVNETHVTCSVLSYDPETPVDILAIIGASAALSLSPAPYIEIVAASKVGLINGEFVLNPTLELLKTSQLDLVVAGTSDSVMMVESEAHLLAEEQMLEAVKFGFESFQPVIKIIKELAEEAKKPKLEMQNLYPASLKKEIEKLFVKEIEQAFAIKSKQERSTNLDLIPEKVLTHFVSDIENKKYSNYQIESALKSIESDILRNEILEKNRRIDGRSTTDIRQIACEIGLLPSAHGSALFTRGETQSLVSTTFGTSLDEQIVDSLEGEYKERFMLNYIFPPYSVNEAMPMKAPSRREVGHGKLAWRAINPILPNKVQFPYSIRVVAETTESNGSSSMATVCGSSLALMYAGVPIKAPVAGIAMGLVKEGKKFAVLSDILGDEDYFGDMDFKVAGTSEGITALQMDIKISGVDFKIMKVALEQARLGRLHILEQMNKVISKPNSELSKNAPSTTTIKIDKDKIRDIIGPGGKVIKEICETSGAKIDISDDGSVSVYASDRDKLKVALDKIKAIAVEPEIGEIFNGTVMKVLDSGAFINYLGNKDGFVHISEISEERIETVSSVLKQGDIVKVKLIGFDNKGKAKLTIKNADKDKSSNNPKPKNNVNNAKENSESERRDSSKKRAWNEDSNNDKEETITERKYFT, encoded by the coding sequence ATGTTTAACGAAATAACTAAGAGTGTTACATGGAACGGGAAAGTTCTTGAGCTTAGTACAGGTAAGATAGCAAGGCAAGCTGACGGAGCAGTTACAGTAAAAATGGGTAATTCCGTTTTATTATGTACAGCAGTAGTAGCTAAAAAAGCAAAAGAAGGTATCGGCTTTTTTCCTTTAACGATTAATTATAGAGAAATGGCATATGCTGCCGGTAAAATCCCCGGAGGATTTTTTAAACGTGAGGGAAAAGCATCAGATAGAGAAGTTTTAGTATCTCGTTTAATAGATAGACCAATTAGACCATTATTTCATCCGGCTTTTGTGAATGAAACGCATGTAACTTGCAGTGTTCTTTCATATGATCCTGAAACTCCGGTAGATATACTTGCAATTATTGGTGCATCGGCTGCCCTTAGCCTATCCCCTGCTCCTTATATAGAAATAGTTGCTGCAAGTAAAGTCGGTTTAATCAATGGTGAATTTGTTTTAAATCCGACACTTGAATTATTAAAAACAAGTCAGCTTGATTTAGTAGTTGCAGGAACATCAGATTCAGTAATGATGGTTGAATCGGAAGCTCATTTACTCGCTGAAGAACAAATGTTAGAAGCCGTAAAATTTGGATTTGAAAGCTTCCAGCCGGTAATAAAGATAATTAAAGAACTAGCAGAAGAAGCTAAAAAACCAAAGCTTGAAATGCAAAATTTATATCCTGCCTCATTAAAGAAAGAAATTGAGAAGTTATTTGTAAAAGAAATTGAACAAGCTTTTGCGATTAAATCTAAACAGGAACGTAGTACTAATTTAGATTTAATACCTGAAAAAGTTCTTACACATTTTGTAAGCGACATAGAAAATAAAAAATATAGTAATTATCAAATAGAATCGGCTTTAAAATCTATTGAATCAGATATATTACGTAACGAGATTTTAGAAAAAAATAGACGTATCGATGGAAGAAGTACCACGGATATAAGACAAATTGCTTGTGAAATAGGTTTATTACCTTCTGCACACGGTTCAGCTTTATTTACTAGAGGCGAGACGCAAAGCTTAGTTAGCACTACATTCGGTACTAGTTTAGATGAGCAGATAGTTGACAGTTTAGAGGGTGAGTATAAAGAGCGTTTTATGCTTAATTATATCTTTCCGCCCTACTCTGTAAATGAAGCAATGCCTATGAAAGCACCTAGTCGTCGTGAAGTCGGACACGGTAAACTCGCATGGCGTGCTATTAATCCAATATTACCTAATAAAGTACAATTTCCTTATTCTATTAGAGTAGTTGCTGAAACTACGGAGTCTAACGGTTCTTCTTCAATGGCAACTGTTTGCGGTAGTTCTCTTGCTTTAATGTATGCCGGCGTACCGATAAAAGCACCGGTTGCGGGTATTGCTATGGGGCTTGTTAAGGAAGGCAAAAAATTTGCGGTATTATCCGACATTCTTGGAGATGAAGATTATTTCGGTGATATGGACTTTAAGGTTGCAGGAACTAGTGAAGGGATTACTGCATTACAAATGGATATTAAAATATCCGGAGTAGATTTTAAAATAATGAAAGTAGCTTTAGAGCAAGCACGACTCGGTCGTTTGCATATACTTGAGCAAATGAATAAAGTTATTAGTAAACCAAATAGCGAACTAAGTAAAAATGCTCCTTCTACTACTACTATAAAAATAGATAAGGATAAAATTAGAGATATTATAGGACCGGGCGGTAAAGTAATAAAGGAAATTTGTGAAACTAGCGGTGCTAAAATAGATATAAGCGATGATGGCAGCGTTTCTGTTTATGCTTCAGATAGAGATAAGCTAAAAGTCGCTTTAGATAAAATTAAAGCTATTGCCGTTGAACCTGAAATCGGTGAAATATTTAACGGTACGGTAATGAAAGTCTTAGATTCCGGTGCTTTTATTAATTATTTAGGTAATAAAGACGGCTTTGTTCATATTAGTGAAATTTCAGAAGAAAGAATAGAAACGGTTAGTAGTGTTTTAAAACAAGGCGATATAGTAAAAGTTAAGCTGATAGGCTTTGATAATAAAGGCAAAGCAAAACTAACTATTAAAAATGCCGATAAGGATAAATCTTCAAATAATCCGAAGCCAAAAAATAATGTTAATAATGCTAAGGAAAATTCAGAATCTGAGCGACGTGATTCTAGTAAAAAACGAGCTTGGAATGAAGATTCTAACAATGATAAAGAAGAAACAATTACGGAACGTAAGTATTTTACATAG
- the lptB gene encoding LPS export ABC transporter ATP-binding protein has product MDSLQVKNISKSYKKRNILTDISLNIKQGEIVGLFGPNGAGKTTCFNIIIGLMKPDSGQLLLNDINITNLPIYLRARLGIGYLLQEPSIFRGLSVEDNIKAVVEISENDKEVIEQKTHNLLEKFSIVHLKDLSAASLSGGERRRLEIARSLAIEPKFIMLDEPLAGIDPLAISDIKNLITYLREFNIGILITDHNVRDTLDIVDRAYVIFEGKVLLEGSAKEIANSKKVKEVYLGESFNF; this is encoded by the coding sequence ATGGACAGCTTACAAGTTAAAAATATATCAAAATCCTACAAAAAAAGGAATATATTAACTGATATATCTCTGAATATAAAACAAGGAGAGATAGTTGGTTTATTTGGTCCGAACGGAGCCGGTAAAACAACTTGTTTTAACATTATTATCGGTTTAATGAAACCAGACTCAGGGCAATTACTTTTAAATGATATAAATATTACCAACCTACCTATTTATTTACGAGCAAGGCTTGGAATCGGCTATCTTCTTCAAGAACCTTCAATTTTTCGGGGATTATCGGTTGAGGATAATATTAAGGCTGTAGTTGAGATATCTGAAAATGATAAAGAAGTAATTGAACAAAAAACCCATAATTTGTTAGAGAAATTTTCAATAGTACATTTAAAAGATTTATCCGCTGCTAGCTTATCAGGTGGTGAAAGGCGTAGGCTTGAGATCGCACGTTCACTTGCAATAGAGCCTAAATTTATCATGCTTGATGAACCGCTTGCCGGTATTGACCCGCTTGCTATTTCCGATATCAAAAATCTAATTACTTATTTACGTGAGTTTAATATAGGCATATTAATTACCGACCATAACGTACGTGATACTCTAGATATAGTCGACCGTGCTTATGTTATTTTTGAAGGTAAAGTATTATTAGAAGGAAGTGCTAAGGAAATAGCAAACAGCAAGAAAGTTAAAGAAGTGTATTTAGGTGAAAGCTTTAATTTCTAG
- the miaA gene encoding tRNA (adenosine(37)-N6)-dimethylallyltransferase MiaA: MTKKEIIILCGPTASGKSYLGHEFAKAYNGEIINIDSMQVYKEIPIITASPPQIYKAEIPYYLYNFLSITEDFSVIKYLKLATEKIKEITARGKLPILIGGTGLYINSLVFGYNNIPDISEDLREQVRNLHTEIGNIELWNKLEQLDPLAASKTNQNDTQRLIRAYEVFMQTGKSIFSFQTLPKEQILSDFNFKIIFLNPERKFLYKTCDERLQKIFKEGAIDEIALIKKQFAPKNYSNLKAVGVKEILAYLDGNLTLDEALSAAQIRTRHYAKRQVTWFKNQIQDKTTLEYSNYEEFAQILRNFPI; this comes from the coding sequence GTGACAAAAAAAGAAATAATTATATTATGCGGGCCGACTGCTAGTGGGAAGTCTTATTTAGGGCATGAGTTTGCCAAAGCTTATAACGGCGAAATCATTAATATCGACTCAATGCAGGTTTATAAGGAAATTCCTATTATTACCGCCTCCCCTCCTCAAATTTATAAAGCCGAAATTCCATATTACCTTTATAACTTTCTATCAATTACGGAAGATTTCTCAGTAATAAAATATCTAAAACTTGCTACAGAAAAAATAAAAGAAATAACTGCTAGGGGCAAGCTACCTATATTAATAGGCGGAACGGGTTTATATATCAATTCTTTAGTTTTCGGCTATAATAATATTCCTGATATATCAGAAGATTTACGAGAACAAGTAAGAAACTTACATACTGAAATAGGCAATATAGAATTATGGAATAAATTAGAACAGCTTGACCCGCTTGCTGCCTCTAAAACAAACCAAAATGATACTCAGCGTTTAATTAGAGCTTATGAAGTATTCATGCAAACCGGTAAATCTATTTTCTCTTTTCAAACTTTGCCAAAAGAGCAAATTTTATCTGATTTTAATTTCAAAATTATCTTCTTAAATCCTGAGCGAAAATTTTTATATAAAACATGTGATGAGCGTTTACAAAAAATATTTAAAGAAGGGGCAATTGATGAAATTGCTTTGATAAAAAAACAATTTGCTCCTAAAAATTATTCAAATTTAAAAGCAGTGGGAGTAAAAGAAATTTTAGCTTATTTAGACGGTAACCTTACTTTAGATGAGGCTTTAAGTGCAGCTCAAATACGAACACGTCATTATGCTAAAAGACAAGTTACTTGGTTTAAAAATCAGATACAAGATAAAACTACATTAGAATATTCTAACTATGAAGAGTTTGCACAAATATTGAGAAACTTTCCTATATAA
- the rpsO gene encoding 30S ribosomal protein S15, with protein sequence MSITQERKQQLIKEYAITENDTGSSAVQCAILTERITNLTEHFKSNHKDHTSRRGLLILVGRRRRLLNYIKKNNVSEYLDLISKLGIRKIK encoded by the coding sequence ATGTCGATTACACAAGAACGTAAACAACAATTAATTAAAGAATATGCTATAACGGAAAATGATACCGGTTCAAGTGCGGTGCAATGTGCTATTTTAACCGAAAGAATTACTAATTTAACCGAGCATTTTAAGTCTAACCATAAAGATCATACTTCAAGACGCGGATTATTAATTTTAGTCGGACGCCGTCGTAGATTACTTAACTATATTAAAAAGAATAATGTTAGCGAATATTTAGATTTAATAAGTAAGCTAGGAATTAGAAAGATTAAGTAG